The Candidatus Hydrogenedentota bacterium genome segment ACGCGGTTCACGCCGACGTCAATCACGACGGCGCCATCTTTGATCATGTGCCCCTTGATGAATTCGGGCACGCCCATGGCCGCAACGAGGATATCGGCCTGCTTGGTGATGGAAGCGAGTTTCCTGGTTCGTGAATGGCAGATGGTCACCGTCGCGTTGGCTCCCTTGGCTTTCTGAATAAGCAGCGCCGCGAGGGGTTTGCCCACGATATTCGAGCGTCCCACGATGACCACGTGTTTGCCTTCGGGACTATTCCCCGTGCGGTTCAACAATTCCTGGCATCCATGAGGCGTACAGGGCATCATGGCCGGCTCGCCGATCAGCAGCTTACCCACGTTTACGGGGTGGAACCCGTCAGCATCTTTTTCCGGGTCGATCGCGGTGACGACCTTGTTTTCGTCCATGTGTTTGGGAAGCGGCGACTGAACCAGGAATGCGTGCACTTTCGGGTCTTCGTTGAGCTTGCGGACCAGATTGAGGACGCGGCGTTCGGTGGCGTTTGCGGGCAGTTGGTGCACGAACGAGTTCATGCCCAGTTCCTCGCACGCGCGCGCTTTTCCGCGGACGTAGACGTGACTGGCGGGGTCGTCGCCGACGATCACCACGGCTAACCCCGGGGTGATACCCTTTTTCTTCAGCGCGTCCACTTCCGTTTTGACTTCGGCGCGGATCTGAGCGGCGATCTTCTTCCCATCAATGAGCTTCGCGGTCTTGGGCATGATTTCTTCTCCTTGAGCCTTATGGCCGGAAAGCCGGGGCAGACACGTCTTCACGTCGTTACGGGTGCGTCAATCCCTGTTTTCCGGCACAACGAATCAAAACAATCCGGCGATCTTTCCCCTGTCGTCGATGTCCACGCGGGTAGCTCCCGGAATGGAGGGCAACCCCGGCATCATAATGATGTCTCCGCAGTAAGGAATGATGAAGCCCGCTCCCGCCGCCAACCGGACTTGCCGCACCGGTACGCGGAATCCCGTGGGACGCCCTTTGAGCGCCGGATTGTGGGAAAGCGACAGTTGCGTTTTTGCCACGCACAGGGGCAGATGGCCGAACCCATTGTCCGTGATCCACGCGATATCCTTCTCCGCGGCAGGTTCATAATCCACCCCGTCGGCGCCATACATTGTCGTTGCGACCGCGTCGAGCTTCTCCTTGATACCTGCGCCGGCCGGGTAG includes the following:
- the folD gene encoding bifunctional methylenetetrahydrofolate dehydrogenase/methenyltetrahydrofolate cyclohydrolase FolD, whose product is MPKTAKLIDGKKIAAQIRAEVKTEVDALKKKGITPGLAVVIVGDDPASHVYVRGKARACEELGMNSFVHQLPANATERRVLNLVRKLNEDPKVHAFLVQSPLPKHMDENKVVTAIDPEKDADGFHPVNVGKLLIGEPAMMPCTPHGCQELLNRTGNSPEGKHVVIVGRSNIVGKPLAALLIQKAKGANATVTICHSRTRKLASITKQADILVAAMGVPEFIKGHMIKDGAVVIDVGVNRVEDAASPKGYRLVGDVDFKAACRKARAITPVPGGVGPMTIAMLMKNAVLAAKRAAE